GCTTAAATACAGCGTCCGCAGCGCAGGCAGCACCAATAGCCACCCCAATATAATCACTGCCGGACCAATAAAAATATAAGGCAATACCTTTCGGCGTACGTAATCAGGATATTGCTCGACTGCCCAGGTAAGTGTGTAATAGATCAGATAAACACCCAGAACCCCCCATAGAACAGCCAGAACCGCCGTTAGTAGCGGGTTTAGCGTTGAATCCCGAAAGAATAAAAAGATCGAGCCATTAACAACAACATTGGCTATTAATACTAAAAGAGACAGCAATACCGCCCTAAGGCTTACCGTCTGCTTGGCTTTTAATTGTGGCTTCATTTGTGGTTGTAGTTGTGATTGTCCACCCATATTAGCTCCAGCTCCTCCTATACTCACGCTTTGGAAAACAAAAAGAGGGGCAGAGAACCTTCAAATCTCACTGCCCCTCTTTTAACTGTGTGCTTTCAATATTAGGTTAGTTGTTCCAGCCAGACTGGATTTGTTCCAACGCCTGATCCAGCGTCGCAGTACCACTTACGTAGTCGGTCATCCCCTTCCAGAAGGTACCTGCGCCCACTTTGCCCGGCATCAGGTCAGAGCCATCAAAGCGCAGCGTGGAAGCATCCTGAACCAGCTTCGCCATCCGGCGATCGGATTCTGAGGTATACCAATCCAGGGAAGCATCATTCATTGGAGCAATTACGCCGCCCGATTGCACCCAGGTCTTAATGGATTCTCCTGTAGTAAAGAATTCCATAACTGCACGAACTTCAGGACGATCGTTGAACATCGCGTAAATATCGCCAGCAACTAGCACTGGTTTACCATATTGAGGATCAATAGGCGGCAGGTAGAACCAATCATAATCTACATCAACCTTTGCGGTTTCAGGGAAGAAGCTTGTAATAAAGTTGCCGAGCATATTAAACCATGCTTTAGGAGGATTATTGAACATTGGTGCTGGGGCATCCCCGAACGATGTCGTCACGATGGATTTTGCACCACCATAGACATAATCCTTGTTGAGCCAAATTTTCGACATGGTTTCAACTGCATTCTTCACTTCTGGAGAGGTAAATGGCAGCTCACCTTTTACCCATTTATCGTAGTTCTCAGGTGTAGTTGTGCGCAGCATTATGTTTTCTACCCAGTCTGTTGCCGGCCAGCCTGTTGCAGCACCACTCTCGATTCCAATAGCCCAAGCAGGATCACCATCTTTCGCAATTTGTTCCGTCAGAGCCATCATCTCATCCCATGTCTCAGGAACCTTGTAGCCCGCTTCATCAAATTGCTTTTTTGGATACCAGACCAAGCTCTTTACGTTACTGCGGTTCCAGATCCCCGCCATGATTTTGCCGTCTTTCCCGTCCATATTAGACATATCAAGCCAGCTCTTGTTGTAATTAGCCGTCAATTTGGCTTGATCCAGCACGTTAGTTAAATCGATAACCTTGCCAGTCTTAGCAATCGAGGCTAGCAGTCCCGGCTGCGGGAAATCAGCGATATCCGGAGCATTTCCACCGTCTACTCGAATGTTTATCGTAGCTTCGAACTCTTTTGAGCCCTCGTATTGAATATCAATCCCTGTCTTCTCTTCAAACTCTTTAATACTATTCTCAAATTTCACTTGGTCAGCATCTACGAAGGGGCCGAACATCGTTACTTTAGTTCCTTTATAGTCGCCCTTCATGGCTAGCTCTAGCGGAGATCCCGATGGCTCGGTGCTAGGAGCAGTTGTAGCTTTCTCAGTGTTATCTGCTGTTGGGCTGGTAGTCGCTGCAGGTGGATCTGTAGGCGCTGCATTGTTGTTATTGCCTCCGCCGCATGCGCTCAGCATCATAGTGAAGGATAAACACAGTACTAAAGCCAATGACTTTTTACGTCCTGAGGTTTTCTTCATCTTTTGTACATCCCCTTTAATGGTTTTAGAGATTGCTTCTGACTCAATCATCCGGTACCCTGGCATGTATAAGCAGCTTGTAGCAGATCACCTCCTTGGAAAGCTTTTCAGAATCTAAGGATCTATACTAAAAAAGAATCCAATCACAAATTCCAATTAATTGTAGCGCTTACATTTGTTATAGTATCACATAAAGTAAGCGTTTCCAATCTGTATTTGAAATGTTTTGGTAAAAATTATTTTTATTGTCTAAGCAAATATTCAAATGTTGCTTAAGACAAGCGCTGAATTCTGAAAAGCTTTTCAGAGGGTGGTACAGAAGTGAACTACCCCTATTTTTCTCGTGTAGATTCCCGCACAATCAGCTTATGCTCCATCTTCTCATTCAATACCTGCACTTCACCAGTTGTAAGCAATTCATGCAGCTTCTCGGCCGCACGATACCCTAACTCGTAAATTGGCTGTGCAATCGTAGTTAGCTTCGGGATGAACATACCCGACATCCTTAGATTATCAAACCCAATCACGGATACCTGACCCGGAACAAGAATATTACGATCCTTCAGATAAGAAATCGTCCCCATCGCGAATTCATCAGCCACACAGAAAACAGCAGTTAGTTCAGGGTAATCTGTAAATAGTTCATGCGCAGCTTGATAAGCATGTTCAAACCGGTGACTGGCATATTTACTCTTCACAATATTCTGCTGTAACCCTGACTCTGTTAGTGCTCTTACAAACCCTTCATAGCGTGGTGGTCCTGATACCGAATTATCATGGTAAAAACCAATCATACCAATATCTTTATGACCTAAATCAATCAGGAACTTTACCGCATCATAGGCAGCCGCTTCATCATCCACCTCCACACTTGGAATGTCGAACTCATCGGAATGTGACGACACTAGCACAAATGGAATTCTACAACCGACCAATTTGTCATGATACTCAGGGTAAAGAAAATCACTGGCGAATACAATTCCATCCACCTGCTTCTCATGGAAGTTATCAATATAGGACAGTAGTCGTTCTTTGTCGCGGTCCGTATTGCAGATCATTAGACTATACCCAAGCTTGATGCAAGCATCCTGCATCCCCCGAATCACCCCTGCGAAATACAGGTTCTCAATATCCGGAATAAGCAGGCCCAGTGTAAAGGACTTCTTGTAAATCAGACCACGTGCAAATGAATTAGGTTGATACCGCAATCGTTCTACAGCCTCCATCACTCGATTCCGTTTGCTCTCCACTACCGAATTCGGTGCATTCATAACACGTGACACTGTGCTAATCGACACCTCGGCCATTCTGGCAACATCTCTTATGGTTGGCTTCATAATGATAACTTCCTTTTTTAGGGAACTTTTCGATGTGATTATAGCAAGCCCGATTGGAAATAACAATATATTTTTTGAAGCGCTTACATTATTTTAAAAAATTCATCTTCTCCTCCTCTTTCTTCACTCGGAAGATAAACAACTTACTTAAAGTGTGTATATAGTTTTATTACATGGTATACTATCCG
This genomic stretch from Paenibacillus sp. FSL H7-0737 harbors:
- a CDS encoding ABC transporter substrate-binding protein translates to MKKTSGRKKSLALVLCLSFTMMLSACGGGNNNNAAPTDPPAATTSPTADNTEKATTAPSTEPSGSPLELAMKGDYKGTKVTMFGPFVDADQVKFENSIKEFEEKTGIDIQYEGSKEFEATINIRVDGGNAPDIADFPQPGLLASIAKTGKVIDLTNVLDQAKLTANYNKSWLDMSNMDGKDGKIMAGIWNRSNVKSLVWYPKKQFDEAGYKVPETWDEMMALTEQIAKDGDPAWAIGIESGAATGWPATDWVENIMLRTTTPENYDKWVKGELPFTSPEVKNAVETMSKIWLNKDYVYGGAKSIVTTSFGDAPAPMFNNPPKAWFNMLGNFITSFFPETAKVDVDYDWFYLPPIDPQYGKPVLVAGDIYAMFNDRPEVRAVMEFFTTGESIKTWVQSGGVIAPMNDASLDWYTSESDRRMAKLVQDASTLRFDGSDLMPGKVGAGTFWKGMTDYVSGTATLDQALEQIQSGWNN
- a CDS encoding LacI family DNA-binding transcriptional regulator — encoded protein: MKPTIRDVARMAEVSISTVSRVMNAPNSVVESKRNRVMEAVERLRYQPNSFARGLIYKKSFTLGLLIPDIENLYFAGVIRGMQDACIKLGYSLMICNTDRDKERLLSYIDNFHEKQVDGIVFASDFLYPEYHDKLVGCRIPFVLVSSHSDEFDIPSVEVDDEAAAYDAVKFLIDLGHKDIGMIGFYHDNSVSGPPRYEGFVRALTESGLQQNIVKSKYASHRFEHAYQAAHELFTDYPELTAVFCVADEFAMGTISYLKDRNILVPGQVSVIGFDNLRMSGMFIPKLTTIAQPIYELGYRAAEKLHELLTTGEVQVLNEKMEHKLIVRESTREK